From Callithrix jacchus isolate 240 chromosome 3, calJac240_pri, whole genome shotgun sequence, a single genomic window includes:
- the PCDH7 gene encoding protocadherin-7 isoform X15, which yields MLRMRTTGWTRGWCLGCCLLLPLSLSLAAAKQLLRYRLAEEGPADVRIGNVASDLGIVTGSGEVTFSLESGSEYLKIDNLTGELSTSERRIDREKLPQCQMIFDENECFLDFEVSVIGPSQSWVDLFEGRVIVLDINDNTPTFPSPVLTLTVEENRPVGTLYLLPTATDRDFGRNGIERYELLQEPGGGSSEGRRAGAADSAPYPGGGGNGVSGGGSGGSKRRPDAPEGGGGGGTNPGGRSSVFELQVADTPDGEKQPQLIVKGALDREQRDSYELTLRVRDGGDPPRSSQAILRVLITDVNDNSPRFEKSVYEADLAENSAPGTPILQLRAADLDVGVNGQIEYVFGAATESVRRLLRLDETSGWLSVLHRIDREEVNQLRFTVMARDRGQPPKTDKATVVLNIKDENDNVPSIEIRKIGRIPLKDGVANVAEDVLVDTPIALVQVSDRDQGENGVVTCTVVGDVPFQLKPASDTEGDQNKKKYFLHTSTPLDYETTREFNVVIVAVDSGSPSLSSNNSLIVKVGDTNDNPPVFGQSVVEVYFPENNIPGERVATVLATDADSGKNAEIAYSLDSSVMGIFAIDPDSGDILVNTVLDREQTDRYEFKVNAKDKGIPVLQGSTTVIVQVADKNDNDPKFMQDVFTFYVKENLQPNSPVGMVTVMDADKGRNAEMSLYIEENNNIFSIENDTGTIYSTMSFDREHQTTYTFRVKAVDGGDPPRSATATVSLFVMDENDNAPTVTLPRNISYTLLPPSSNVRTVVATVLATDSDDGINADLNYSIVGGNPFKLFEIDPTSGVVSLVGKLTQKHYGLHRLVVQVNDSGQPSQSTTALVHVFVNESVSNATVIDSQIARSLHTPLTQDIAGDPSYEISKQRLSIVIGVVAGIMTVILIILIVVMARYCRSKNKNGYEAGKKDHEDFFTPQQHDKSKKPKKDKKNKKSKQPLYSSIVTVEASKPNGQRYDSVNEKLSDSPSMGRYRSVNGGPGSPDLARHYKSSSPLPTVQLHPQSPTAGKKHQAVQDLPPANTFVGAGDNISIGSDHCSEYSCQTNNKYSKQIQGLFQM from the coding sequence ATGCTGAGGATGCGGACCACGGGATGGACGCGCGGCTGGTGCTTGggctgctgcctcctcctgccGCTCTCGCTCAGCCTTGCGGCCGCCAAGCAGCTCCTCCGGTACCGGCTGGCCGAGGAGGGCCCCGCCGACGTCCGTATCGGCAACGTGGCTTCGGACCTGGGCATCGTGACCGGATCGGGTGAGGTGACTTTCAGCCTGGAGTCCGGTTCCGAGTACCTGAAGATCGACAACCTTACGGGCGAGCTGAGCACAAGCGAGCGGCGCATCGACCGCGAGAAGCTGCCTCAGTGTCAGATGATCTTCGACGAGAACGAGTGCTTCCTGGACTTCGAGGTGTCGGTGATCGGGCCCTCGCAGAGCTGGGTGGACCTGTTCGAGGGTCGGGTCATCGTGCTAGACATCAACGACAACACGCCCACCTTCCCGTCGCCAGTGCTCACGCTCACGGTAGAGGAGAACCGGCCGGTGGGCACGCTCTACCTGCTGCCCACCGCCACCGACCGGGACTTCGGCCGCAACGGCATCGAGCGCTATGAGCTGCTCCAGGAACCCGGAGGCGGCAGCAGCGAGGGCCGGCGCGCCGGGGCTGCCGACAGCGCCCCCTACCCCGGGGGCGGCGGGAACGGCGTGAGCGGCGGCGGCTCCGGAGGCTCCAAGCGGCGGCCCGACGCGCCagagggcggcggcggcggcggcaccaACCCGGGGGGCCGCAGCAGCGTGTTCGAGCTGCAGGTGGCGGACACCCCGGACGGCGAGAAGCAGCCGCAGCTGATCGTGAAGGGGGCGCTGGACCGCGAGCAGCGCGACTCCTATGAGCTGACCCTGCGGGTGCGCGACGGCGGCGACCCGCCTCGCTCCTCGCAGGCCATCCTGAGGGTCCTCATCACTGACGTGAACGACAACAGCCCCCGCTTCGAGAAAAGCGTGTACGAGGCCGACTTGGCGGAGAACAGCGCCCCGGGGACCCCCATCCTGCAACTGCGCGCAGCCGACTTGGACGTGGGGGTCAACGGGCAGATCGAGTACGTGTTCGGGGCGGCCACGGAGTCGGTGAGGCGGCTGCTGCGGCTGGATGAGACGTCCGGCTGGCTCAGCGTCCTGCACCGCATCGACCGCGAGGAGGTGAACCAGCTGCGCTTCACGGTCATGGCCCGCGACCGCGGGCAGCCCCCCAAGACCGACAAGGCCACCGTGGTCCTCAACATCAAGGACGAGAACGACAACGTGCCGTCCATTGAAATCCGCAAGATCGGGCGCATTCCTCTCAAGGACGGGGTGGCCAACGTGGCCGAGGACGTGCTGGTCGACACCCCCATAGCACTGGTGCAGGTGTCCGACCGAGACCAAGGCGAGAACGGGGTGGTCACCTGCACCGTAGTGGGCGACGTGCCCTTCCAGCTCAAGCCGGCCAGCGACACTGAGGGTGACCAGAACAAGAAGAAGTATTTCCTGCACACCTCGACCCCTCTGGACTATGAGACCACCCGGGAGTTCAACGTGGTCATCGTGGCGGTGGATTCAGGCAGCCCCAGTCTCTCCAGCAACAACTCCCTGATCGTCAAGGTGGGGGACACCAATGACAACCCGCCCGTGTTCGGCCAGTCGGTGGTGGAGGTTTACTTCCCTGAGAACAACATCCCGGGCGAGAGAGTGGCCACGGTGCTGGCGACAGACGCCGACAGCGGAAAGAACGCCGAGATCGCCTACTCGCTGGACTCCTCTGTGATGGGGATCTTTGCCATCGATCCCGATTCTGGGGACATCCTGGTCAATACAGTGCTGGACCGCGAGCAGACTGACAGGTATGAGTTTAAAGTTAACGCCAAAGACAAAGGCATCCCTGTGCTGCAGGGCAGCACCACGGTGATTGTGCAGGTGGCTGATAAGAATGACAATGACCCTAAGTTTATGCAGGACGTCTTCACCTTTTATGTGAAAGAAAACTTGCAGCCCAACAGTCCTGTAGGGATGGTCACCGTGATGGATGCTGACAAGGGGCGGAATGCAGAGATGAGCTTGTATATAGAGGAGAACAATAACATTTTTTCTATTGAAAATGACACGGGGACCATTTACTCCACAATGTCTTTTGACCGGGAACATCAGACCACATACACTTTCAGAGTCAAGGCCGTGGACGGGGGAGATCCTCCCAGATCTGCCACAGCCACAGTCTCGCTTTTTGTGATGGATGAAAATGACAATGCTCCCACAGTTACCCTTCCCAGAAACATTTCCTATACTTTACTGCCACCTTCAAGTAATGTCAGGACAGTAGTAGCTACAGTGTTGGCAACAGACAGTGACGATGGCATCAATGCAGACCTGAACTACAGCATTGTGGGAGGGAATCCCTTCAAACTGTTTGAGATTGATCCCACTAGTGGTGTGGTTTCCTTAGTGGGAAAACTCACCCAAAAGCATTATGGCTTGCATAGGTTGGTGGTGCAAGTGAATGACAGTGGGCAGCCTTCCCAGTCCACCACGGCTCTGGTGCATGTGTTTGTCAATGAAAGTGTTTCTAATGCAACTGTGATTGACTCCCAGATAGCTAGAAGTTTGCACACTCCACTCACCCAGGATATAGCTGGTGACCCAAGCTATGAAATTAGCAAACAGAGACTCAGTATTGTCATTGGCGTGGTTGCTGGCATTATGACAGTGATTCTAATCATCTTAATTGTAGTGATGGCAAGGTACTGCaggtccaaaaataaaaatggctatgAAGCCGGCAAAAAAGATCACGAAGACTTTTTTACACCGCAACAGCATGACAAATCTAAAAAGCCTAAAAaggacaagaaaaacaaaaaatctaagcAGCCTCTCTACAGCAGCATTGTCACTGTAGAGGCTTCTAAACCAAATGGACAGAGGTATGATAGTGTCAATGAAAAGCTGTCAGACAGCCCAAGCATGGGGCGATACAGATCTGTTAATGGTGGGCCTGGCAGTCCCGACCTGGCAAGGCATTACAAATCTAGTTCCCCATTGCCTACTGTCCAGCTTCATCCCCAGTCACCAACTGCAGGAAAAAAACACCAGGCCGTACAAGATCTACCACCAGCCAACACATTTGTGGGAGCAGGAGACAACATTTCAATTGGATCAGATCACTGCTCTGAGTACAGCTGTCAAACCAATAACAAGTACAGCAAACAG
- the PCDH7 gene encoding protocadherin-7 isoform X13 encodes MLRMRTTGWTRGWCLGCCLLLPLSLSLAAAKQLLRYRLAEEGPADVRIGNVASDLGIVTGSGEVTFSLESGSEYLKIDNLTGELSTSERRIDREKLPQCQMIFDENECFLDFEVSVIGPSQSWVDLFEGRVIVLDINDNTPTFPSPVLTLTVEENRPVGTLYLLPTATDRDFGRNGIERYELLQEPGGGSSEGRRAGAADSAPYPGGGGNGVSGGGSGGSKRRPDAPEGGGGGGTNPGGRSSVFELQVADTPDGEKQPQLIVKGALDREQRDSYELTLRVRDGGDPPRSSQAILRVLITDVNDNSPRFEKSVYEADLAENSAPGTPILQLRAADLDVGVNGQIEYVFGAATESVRRLLRLDETSGWLSVLHRIDREEVNQLRFTVMARDRGQPPKTDKATVVLNIKDENDNVPSIEIRKIGRIPLKDGVANVAEDVLVDTPIALVQVSDRDQGENGVVTCTVVGDVPFQLKPASDTEGDQNKKKYFLHTSTPLDYETTREFNVVIVAVDSGSPSLSSNNSLIVKVGDTNDNPPVFGQSVVEVYFPENNIPGERVATVLATDADSGKNAEIAYSLDSSVMGIFAIDPDSGDILVNTVLDREQTDRYEFKVNAKDKGIPVLQGSTTVIVQVADKNDNDPKFMQDVFTFYVKENLQPNSPVGMVTVMDADKGRNAEMSLYIEENNNIFSIENDTGTIYSTMSFDREHQTTYTFRVKAVDGGDPPRSATATVSLFVMDENDNAPTVTLPRNISYTLLPPSSNVRTVVATVLATDSDDGINADLNYSIVGGNPFKLFEIDPTSGVVSLVGKLTQKHYGLHRLVVQVNDSGQPSQSTTALVHVFVNESVSNATVIDSQIARSLHTPLTQDIAGDPSYEISKQRLSIVIGVVAGIMTVILIILIVVMARYCRSKNKNGYEAGKKDHEDFFTPQQHDKSKKPKKDKKNKKSKQPLYSSIVTVEASKPNGQRYDSVNEKLSDSPSMGRYRSVNGGPGSPDLARHYKSSSPLPTVQLHPQSPTAGKKHQAVQDLPPANTFVGAGDNISIGSDHCSEYSCQTNNKYSKQPFRRVTFSVVSQPQDPHQGSLQSCYDSGLEESETPSSKSSSGPRLGALPLPEDNYERTTPDGSVGVAAITTFPFLPFPHGKTLGRRVLLRPLH; translated from the coding sequence ATGCTGAGGATGCGGACCACGGGATGGACGCGCGGCTGGTGCTTGggctgctgcctcctcctgccGCTCTCGCTCAGCCTTGCGGCCGCCAAGCAGCTCCTCCGGTACCGGCTGGCCGAGGAGGGCCCCGCCGACGTCCGTATCGGCAACGTGGCTTCGGACCTGGGCATCGTGACCGGATCGGGTGAGGTGACTTTCAGCCTGGAGTCCGGTTCCGAGTACCTGAAGATCGACAACCTTACGGGCGAGCTGAGCACAAGCGAGCGGCGCATCGACCGCGAGAAGCTGCCTCAGTGTCAGATGATCTTCGACGAGAACGAGTGCTTCCTGGACTTCGAGGTGTCGGTGATCGGGCCCTCGCAGAGCTGGGTGGACCTGTTCGAGGGTCGGGTCATCGTGCTAGACATCAACGACAACACGCCCACCTTCCCGTCGCCAGTGCTCACGCTCACGGTAGAGGAGAACCGGCCGGTGGGCACGCTCTACCTGCTGCCCACCGCCACCGACCGGGACTTCGGCCGCAACGGCATCGAGCGCTATGAGCTGCTCCAGGAACCCGGAGGCGGCAGCAGCGAGGGCCGGCGCGCCGGGGCTGCCGACAGCGCCCCCTACCCCGGGGGCGGCGGGAACGGCGTGAGCGGCGGCGGCTCCGGAGGCTCCAAGCGGCGGCCCGACGCGCCagagggcggcggcggcggcggcaccaACCCGGGGGGCCGCAGCAGCGTGTTCGAGCTGCAGGTGGCGGACACCCCGGACGGCGAGAAGCAGCCGCAGCTGATCGTGAAGGGGGCGCTGGACCGCGAGCAGCGCGACTCCTATGAGCTGACCCTGCGGGTGCGCGACGGCGGCGACCCGCCTCGCTCCTCGCAGGCCATCCTGAGGGTCCTCATCACTGACGTGAACGACAACAGCCCCCGCTTCGAGAAAAGCGTGTACGAGGCCGACTTGGCGGAGAACAGCGCCCCGGGGACCCCCATCCTGCAACTGCGCGCAGCCGACTTGGACGTGGGGGTCAACGGGCAGATCGAGTACGTGTTCGGGGCGGCCACGGAGTCGGTGAGGCGGCTGCTGCGGCTGGATGAGACGTCCGGCTGGCTCAGCGTCCTGCACCGCATCGACCGCGAGGAGGTGAACCAGCTGCGCTTCACGGTCATGGCCCGCGACCGCGGGCAGCCCCCCAAGACCGACAAGGCCACCGTGGTCCTCAACATCAAGGACGAGAACGACAACGTGCCGTCCATTGAAATCCGCAAGATCGGGCGCATTCCTCTCAAGGACGGGGTGGCCAACGTGGCCGAGGACGTGCTGGTCGACACCCCCATAGCACTGGTGCAGGTGTCCGACCGAGACCAAGGCGAGAACGGGGTGGTCACCTGCACCGTAGTGGGCGACGTGCCCTTCCAGCTCAAGCCGGCCAGCGACACTGAGGGTGACCAGAACAAGAAGAAGTATTTCCTGCACACCTCGACCCCTCTGGACTATGAGACCACCCGGGAGTTCAACGTGGTCATCGTGGCGGTGGATTCAGGCAGCCCCAGTCTCTCCAGCAACAACTCCCTGATCGTCAAGGTGGGGGACACCAATGACAACCCGCCCGTGTTCGGCCAGTCGGTGGTGGAGGTTTACTTCCCTGAGAACAACATCCCGGGCGAGAGAGTGGCCACGGTGCTGGCGACAGACGCCGACAGCGGAAAGAACGCCGAGATCGCCTACTCGCTGGACTCCTCTGTGATGGGGATCTTTGCCATCGATCCCGATTCTGGGGACATCCTGGTCAATACAGTGCTGGACCGCGAGCAGACTGACAGGTATGAGTTTAAAGTTAACGCCAAAGACAAAGGCATCCCTGTGCTGCAGGGCAGCACCACGGTGATTGTGCAGGTGGCTGATAAGAATGACAATGACCCTAAGTTTATGCAGGACGTCTTCACCTTTTATGTGAAAGAAAACTTGCAGCCCAACAGTCCTGTAGGGATGGTCACCGTGATGGATGCTGACAAGGGGCGGAATGCAGAGATGAGCTTGTATATAGAGGAGAACAATAACATTTTTTCTATTGAAAATGACACGGGGACCATTTACTCCACAATGTCTTTTGACCGGGAACATCAGACCACATACACTTTCAGAGTCAAGGCCGTGGACGGGGGAGATCCTCCCAGATCTGCCACAGCCACAGTCTCGCTTTTTGTGATGGATGAAAATGACAATGCTCCCACAGTTACCCTTCCCAGAAACATTTCCTATACTTTACTGCCACCTTCAAGTAATGTCAGGACAGTAGTAGCTACAGTGTTGGCAACAGACAGTGACGATGGCATCAATGCAGACCTGAACTACAGCATTGTGGGAGGGAATCCCTTCAAACTGTTTGAGATTGATCCCACTAGTGGTGTGGTTTCCTTAGTGGGAAAACTCACCCAAAAGCATTATGGCTTGCATAGGTTGGTGGTGCAAGTGAATGACAGTGGGCAGCCTTCCCAGTCCACCACGGCTCTGGTGCATGTGTTTGTCAATGAAAGTGTTTCTAATGCAACTGTGATTGACTCCCAGATAGCTAGAAGTTTGCACACTCCACTCACCCAGGATATAGCTGGTGACCCAAGCTATGAAATTAGCAAACAGAGACTCAGTATTGTCATTGGCGTGGTTGCTGGCATTATGACAGTGATTCTAATCATCTTAATTGTAGTGATGGCAAGGTACTGCaggtccaaaaataaaaatggctatgAAGCCGGCAAAAAAGATCACGAAGACTTTTTTACACCGCAACAGCATGACAAATCTAAAAAGCCTAAAAaggacaagaaaaacaaaaaatctaagcAGCCTCTCTACAGCAGCATTGTCACTGTAGAGGCTTCTAAACCAAATGGACAGAGGTATGATAGTGTCAATGAAAAGCTGTCAGACAGCCCAAGCATGGGGCGATACAGATCTGTTAATGGTGGGCCTGGCAGTCCCGACCTGGCAAGGCATTACAAATCTAGTTCCCCATTGCCTACTGTCCAGCTTCATCCCCAGTCACCAACTGCAGGAAAAAAACACCAGGCCGTACAAGATCTACCACCAGCCAACACATTTGTGGGAGCAGGAGACAACATTTCAATTGGATCAGATCACTGCTCTGAGTACAGCTGTCAAACCAATAACAAGTACAGCAAACAG
- the PCDH7 gene encoding protocadherin-7 isoform X14: MLRMRTTGWTRGWCLGCCLLLPLSLSLAAAKQLLRYRLAEEGPADVRIGNVASDLGIVTGSGEVTFSLESGSEYLKIDNLTGELSTSERRIDREKLPQCQMIFDENECFLDFEVSVIGPSQSWVDLFEGRVIVLDINDNTPTFPSPVLTLTVEENRPVGTLYLLPTATDRDFGRNGIERYELLQEPGGGSSEGRRAGAADSAPYPGGGGNGVSGGGSGGSKRRPDAPEGGGGGGTNPGGRSSVFELQVADTPDGEKQPQLIVKGALDREQRDSYELTLRVRDGGDPPRSSQAILRVLITDVNDNSPRFEKSVYEADLAENSAPGTPILQLRAADLDVGVNGQIEYVFGAATESVRRLLRLDETSGWLSVLHRIDREEVNQLRFTVMARDRGQPPKTDKATVVLNIKDENDNVPSIEIRKIGRIPLKDGVANVAEDVLVDTPIALVQVSDRDQGENGVVTCTVVGDVPFQLKPASDTEGDQNKKKYFLHTSTPLDYETTREFNVVIVAVDSGSPSLSSNNSLIVKVGDTNDNPPVFGQSVVEVYFPENNIPGERVATVLATDADSGKNAEIAYSLDSSVMGIFAIDPDSGDILVNTVLDREQTDRYEFKVNAKDKGIPVLQGSTTVIVQVADKNDNDPKFMQDVFTFYVKENLQPNSPVGMVTVMDADKGRNAEMSLYIEENNNIFSIENDTGTIYSTMSFDREHQTTYTFRVKAVDGGDPPRSATATVSLFVMDENDNAPTVTLPRNISYTLLPPSSNVRTVVATVLATDSDDGINADLNYSIVGGNPFKLFEIDPTSGVVSLVGKLTQKHYGLHRLVVQVNDSGQPSQSTTALVHVFVNESVSNATVIDSQIARSLHTPLTQDIAGDPSYEISKQRLSIVIGVVAGIMTVILIILIVVMARYCRSKNKNGYEAGKKDHEDFFTPQQHDKSKKPKKDKKNKKSKQPLYSSIVTVEASKPNGQRYDSVNEKLSDSPSMGRYRSVNGGPGSPDLARHYKSSSPLPTVQLHPQSPTAGKKHQAVQDLPPANTFVGAGDNISIGSDHCSEYSCQTNNKYSKQMRLHPYITVFG, from the exons ATGCTGAGGATGCGGACCACGGGATGGACGCGCGGCTGGTGCTTGggctgctgcctcctcctgccGCTCTCGCTCAGCCTTGCGGCCGCCAAGCAGCTCCTCCGGTACCGGCTGGCCGAGGAGGGCCCCGCCGACGTCCGTATCGGCAACGTGGCTTCGGACCTGGGCATCGTGACCGGATCGGGTGAGGTGACTTTCAGCCTGGAGTCCGGTTCCGAGTACCTGAAGATCGACAACCTTACGGGCGAGCTGAGCACAAGCGAGCGGCGCATCGACCGCGAGAAGCTGCCTCAGTGTCAGATGATCTTCGACGAGAACGAGTGCTTCCTGGACTTCGAGGTGTCGGTGATCGGGCCCTCGCAGAGCTGGGTGGACCTGTTCGAGGGTCGGGTCATCGTGCTAGACATCAACGACAACACGCCCACCTTCCCGTCGCCAGTGCTCACGCTCACGGTAGAGGAGAACCGGCCGGTGGGCACGCTCTACCTGCTGCCCACCGCCACCGACCGGGACTTCGGCCGCAACGGCATCGAGCGCTATGAGCTGCTCCAGGAACCCGGAGGCGGCAGCAGCGAGGGCCGGCGCGCCGGGGCTGCCGACAGCGCCCCCTACCCCGGGGGCGGCGGGAACGGCGTGAGCGGCGGCGGCTCCGGAGGCTCCAAGCGGCGGCCCGACGCGCCagagggcggcggcggcggcggcaccaACCCGGGGGGCCGCAGCAGCGTGTTCGAGCTGCAGGTGGCGGACACCCCGGACGGCGAGAAGCAGCCGCAGCTGATCGTGAAGGGGGCGCTGGACCGCGAGCAGCGCGACTCCTATGAGCTGACCCTGCGGGTGCGCGACGGCGGCGACCCGCCTCGCTCCTCGCAGGCCATCCTGAGGGTCCTCATCACTGACGTGAACGACAACAGCCCCCGCTTCGAGAAAAGCGTGTACGAGGCCGACTTGGCGGAGAACAGCGCCCCGGGGACCCCCATCCTGCAACTGCGCGCAGCCGACTTGGACGTGGGGGTCAACGGGCAGATCGAGTACGTGTTCGGGGCGGCCACGGAGTCGGTGAGGCGGCTGCTGCGGCTGGATGAGACGTCCGGCTGGCTCAGCGTCCTGCACCGCATCGACCGCGAGGAGGTGAACCAGCTGCGCTTCACGGTCATGGCCCGCGACCGCGGGCAGCCCCCCAAGACCGACAAGGCCACCGTGGTCCTCAACATCAAGGACGAGAACGACAACGTGCCGTCCATTGAAATCCGCAAGATCGGGCGCATTCCTCTCAAGGACGGGGTGGCCAACGTGGCCGAGGACGTGCTGGTCGACACCCCCATAGCACTGGTGCAGGTGTCCGACCGAGACCAAGGCGAGAACGGGGTGGTCACCTGCACCGTAGTGGGCGACGTGCCCTTCCAGCTCAAGCCGGCCAGCGACACTGAGGGTGACCAGAACAAGAAGAAGTATTTCCTGCACACCTCGACCCCTCTGGACTATGAGACCACCCGGGAGTTCAACGTGGTCATCGTGGCGGTGGATTCAGGCAGCCCCAGTCTCTCCAGCAACAACTCCCTGATCGTCAAGGTGGGGGACACCAATGACAACCCGCCCGTGTTCGGCCAGTCGGTGGTGGAGGTTTACTTCCCTGAGAACAACATCCCGGGCGAGAGAGTGGCCACGGTGCTGGCGACAGACGCCGACAGCGGAAAGAACGCCGAGATCGCCTACTCGCTGGACTCCTCTGTGATGGGGATCTTTGCCATCGATCCCGATTCTGGGGACATCCTGGTCAATACAGTGCTGGACCGCGAGCAGACTGACAGGTATGAGTTTAAAGTTAACGCCAAAGACAAAGGCATCCCTGTGCTGCAGGGCAGCACCACGGTGATTGTGCAGGTGGCTGATAAGAATGACAATGACCCTAAGTTTATGCAGGACGTCTTCACCTTTTATGTGAAAGAAAACTTGCAGCCCAACAGTCCTGTAGGGATGGTCACCGTGATGGATGCTGACAAGGGGCGGAATGCAGAGATGAGCTTGTATATAGAGGAGAACAATAACATTTTTTCTATTGAAAATGACACGGGGACCATTTACTCCACAATGTCTTTTGACCGGGAACATCAGACCACATACACTTTCAGAGTCAAGGCCGTGGACGGGGGAGATCCTCCCAGATCTGCCACAGCCACAGTCTCGCTTTTTGTGATGGATGAAAATGACAATGCTCCCACAGTTACCCTTCCCAGAAACATTTCCTATACTTTACTGCCACCTTCAAGTAATGTCAGGACAGTAGTAGCTACAGTGTTGGCAACAGACAGTGACGATGGCATCAATGCAGACCTGAACTACAGCATTGTGGGAGGGAATCCCTTCAAACTGTTTGAGATTGATCCCACTAGTGGTGTGGTTTCCTTAGTGGGAAAACTCACCCAAAAGCATTATGGCTTGCATAGGTTGGTGGTGCAAGTGAATGACAGTGGGCAGCCTTCCCAGTCCACCACGGCTCTGGTGCATGTGTTTGTCAATGAAAGTGTTTCTAATGCAACTGTGATTGACTCCCAGATAGCTAGAAGTTTGCACACTCCACTCACCCAGGATATAGCTGGTGACCCAAGCTATGAAATTAGCAAACAGAGACTCAGTATTGTCATTGGCGTGGTTGCTGGCATTATGACAGTGATTCTAATCATCTTAATTGTAGTGATGGCAAGGTACTGCaggtccaaaaataaaaatggctatgAAGCCGGCAAAAAAGATCACGAAGACTTTTTTACACCGCAACAGCATGACAAATCTAAAAAGCCTAAAAaggacaagaaaaacaaaaaatctaagcAGCCTCTCTACAGCAGCATTGTCACTGTAGAGGCTTCTAAACCAAATGGACAGAGGTATGATAGTGTCAATGAAAAGCTGTCAGACAGCCCAAGCATGGGGCGATACAGATCTGTTAATGGTGGGCCTGGCAGTCCCGACCTGGCAAGGCATTACAAATCTAGTTCCCCATTGCCTACTGTCCAGCTTCATCCCCAGTCACCAACTGCAGGAAAAAAACACCAGGCCGTACAAGATCTACCACCAGCCAACACATTTGTGGGAGCAGGAGACAACATTTCAATTGGATCAGATCACTGCTCTGAGTACAGCTGTCAAACCAATAACAAGTACAGCAAACAG atGCGTCTACATCCATACATTACGGTGTTTGGCTGA